Proteins from a single region of Funiculus sociatus GB2-C1:
- a CDS encoding DUF4870 domain-containing protein — MYDTDKRKLLSALAHGSIFFSTALVSIGLPIAIWFVSEDPVVKENAKEAINFHFNVWLYGAIIGVLVFLTLGLLGPILVPLGFLLHWGLTILAITHSLSNTDQAYRYAFIFRLL, encoded by the coding sequence ATGTACGACACAGACAAGCGGAAGTTGCTATCGGCACTGGCTCATGGCTCAATCTTTTTTAGCACCGCACTTGTGTCTATCGGACTACCGATTGCGATTTGGTTCGTATCCGAAGACCCAGTTGTGAAAGAAAATGCTAAGGAAGCCATCAACTTCCACTTCAATGTATGGTTGTATGGGGCGATTATTGGAGTGTTAGTTTTTCTAACCCTTGGTTTACTAGGCCCTATCCTGGTGCCTTTAGGGTTTCTTCTCCACTGGGGGCTAACAATTTTGGCAATTACCCATAGTTTGAGCAATACTGACCAAGCTTACCGCTATGCCTTTATTTTTCGCTTACTGTAG
- the secD gene encoding protein translocase subunit SecD, with the protein MQRQRSLLALILVLVIASITVLTRIPIRLGLDLQGGSQLTIQVKPTKEVKEIKREDLDAVLKIVEGRINGLGVSEPVVQTVGQDQILVQLPGVSDPQQAERVLGGTAVLDFRRQNLVVGTQLGVRETELQELLLKQQQLQAKGDATAIAENKEAIAQKQQQIAELEREAFEPTGLSGKNLKNALPQPTPNGDIWAVGIRFDPDGAEKFAQLTKDVAKNGGRLGIFLDNKLISAPGVDPKYAQTGITGGNAEISGDFTLETANELALQLRGGSLPFPVEIIENRTVGATLGRDSIQSSIYAGVGGLSLVLIFIGVYYRLPGVIADVALVIYSLLTLATFVLLGVTLTLPGIAGFILSIGMAVDANVLIFERTREELRAGKSLYRSVESGFYRAFSSILDSNVTTLIACGALFWLGSGLVKGFALTLAIGVLVSMFTAITCSRTLLMTAIGFPQLRKPELYAPKLQAFGKSQAGAGQ; encoded by the coding sequence ATGCAGAGACAGCGTTCCTTATTAGCCCTAATCCTGGTTTTGGTGATTGCTTCCATCACCGTGCTTACCAGAATACCTATTCGGCTGGGATTAGACCTCCAGGGTGGGTCACAATTGACAATTCAGGTGAAACCCACAAAAGAGGTCAAGGAAATCAAGCGCGAAGATTTAGACGCGGTTTTGAAGATAGTAGAAGGCAGAATTAACGGTCTTGGGGTGTCAGAACCCGTGGTGCAAACTGTCGGACAAGACCAAATTTTGGTACAGTTGCCGGGGGTGAGCGACCCGCAGCAGGCGGAACGGGTACTAGGTGGTACCGCGGTGCTGGATTTTCGCCGCCAGAACCTGGTAGTAGGAACGCAACTGGGTGTCAGAGAAACCGAGTTGCAGGAATTACTGCTAAAACAACAGCAGTTGCAGGCGAAAGGAGATGCGACAGCGATCGCCGAAAATAAAGAAGCGATCGCCCAAAAGCAACAACAAATCGCTGAACTCGAACGAGAAGCATTTGAACCCACCGGGCTGTCAGGCAAAAACCTGAAAAATGCCCTTCCTCAACCCACACCAAATGGTGACATTTGGGCTGTAGGTATCAGGTTTGATCCTGACGGAGCCGAAAAATTTGCACAATTAACCAAAGATGTAGCCAAAAATGGCGGCAGGCTGGGTATCTTTCTGGATAATAAGCTGATTAGCGCTCCCGGTGTTGATCCAAAATATGCCCAAACTGGAATTACAGGCGGAAATGCCGAAATTTCCGGCGATTTTACTTTAGAAACCGCTAACGAATTAGCCCTTCAGTTACGAGGCGGTTCCCTACCCTTCCCAGTAGAAATAATCGAAAACCGCACAGTAGGAGCAACGCTAGGACGAGATAGTATCCAAAGCAGTATCTACGCTGGTGTTGGGGGTCTAAGTTTGGTACTGATTTTTATCGGTGTCTATTATCGGCTACCAGGCGTAATTGCTGATGTCGCTTTGGTTATCTACTCGCTGTTGACATTAGCTACCTTTGTTTTATTAGGTGTCACTTTAACCCTACCGGGAATTGCTGGGTTTATTCTCAGTATCGGGATGGCAGTTGATGCCAACGTCCTGATTTTTGAGCGGACGCGGGAAGAATTAAGAGCCGGAAAGAGTTTATATCGCTCTGTGGAGTCTGGCTTTTACCGGGCGTTTTCCAGCATTTTAGACAGTAACGTGACCACCTTGATTGCGTGTGGAGCCTTGTTTTGGCTGGGTTCAGGTTTGGTGAAGGGTTTTGCCCTCACTCTGGCTATTGGAGTTTTGGTGAGTATGTTTACAGCAATTACCTGTAGTCGTACCCTGCTAATGACAGCAATAGGATTTCCACAATTACGCAAACCGGAACTGTATGCTCCGAAGTTGCAGGCATTTGGAAAATCTCAGGCAGGGGCAGGACAATGA
- the secF gene encoding protein translocase subunit SecF yields the protein MKISVVKRRSLWWTISAVFMLAGIIAMAINWTQIGAPLRPSLDFVGGTRLQFELDCSKPDNCNQPIDIPAVREVLAAQGLADSSIQVLTKKVGGETQYGLSIRSKALDVEQRTKLQNALSELRAFDPQKTQIDTVGPTLGRQLFASGLLALILSFAGITIYLTFRFQLDYAFFAFAALFHDVLITVGSFAILGLVLGTEVDSLFVVALLTIIGFSVNDTVVIYDRIREVVKLNPELHINQIVDDAVNQTLTRSINTTLSTLLTLFALFFFGGDTLKNFALALIIGFFAGAYSSIFVASTLLAWWRERTGQSKGIPATEPRTSDEI from the coding sequence ATGAAAATAAGTGTAGTCAAAAGGCGATCGCTCTGGTGGACAATTTCCGCCGTCTTCATGCTCGCGGGCATCATTGCGATGGCAATCAACTGGACGCAGATAGGTGCGCCCTTACGTCCCAGTCTGGATTTTGTCGGCGGCACGCGGTTACAATTTGAACTCGACTGTTCTAAGCCGGACAACTGCAACCAACCCATCGACATTCCCGCAGTTCGGGAAGTTTTAGCCGCTCAAGGTTTGGCAGACAGCAGCATCCAAGTTTTAACTAAAAAAGTTGGTGGTGAAACCCAGTATGGGTTATCAATTCGCAGCAAAGCACTCGATGTTGAACAACGCACCAAGCTGCAAAATGCCTTAAGCGAACTCCGAGCCTTCGACCCCCAAAAAACTCAGATAGACACTGTTGGCCCTACCCTCGGACGACAACTTTTTGCCTCTGGACTCCTGGCACTCATCCTATCCTTCGCTGGCATCACCATATACCTAACATTTCGGTTCCAGCTAGACTATGCCTTCTTCGCCTTTGCAGCCCTTTTTCACGATGTTTTGATTACCGTGGGCAGCTTCGCCATTTTAGGTTTGGTTCTAGGTACTGAAGTTGATAGCTTATTTGTCGTGGCGCTGTTAACCATCATCGGTTTCTCCGTCAACGATACCGTAGTGATTTATGACCGAATTCGGGAAGTTGTCAAACTCAATCCAGAGTTGCATATTAATCAGATTGTCGATGATGCTGTTAATCAAACCCTAACGCGGTCAATCAACACCACCTTAAGTACGCTGCTGACCTTGTTTGCCCTCTTTTTCTTTGGCGGCGATACCCTGAAAAACTTTGCCTTAGCCTTGATTATTGGATTCTTTGCTGGTGCTTATTCCAGTATCTTCGTTGCCAGTACCCTATTGGCATGGTGGCGAGAGCGCACAGGTCAATCCAAGGGCATTCCCGCCACTGAACCAAGAACTTCCGATGAAATCTGA
- a CDS encoding PAS domain-containing sensor histidine kinase: protein MTMQAAKPRISDSRGLEVKKNRFFTLSLDMFFVAGFDGYFKQLNPMCEKTLGFTTDQLSAKQWIEFIHPKDRQATIAQLQEISSSTETISFENRFRCKDGSYKWLLWNAAVCHEEQLIYATARDITERKQSDEALRESEERFRLLVKNVKDYAIYMLDTTGKIISWNKGAEGINGYQASEILGQHFSSFFPSEDIQKGKPEQVLKKAAMEGRVECETLRLRKDGSQFWANVVVTALRGEDGWLRGFATVTRDITERKLAQVALEKANDDLERRVEERTTELKAANELLLKEVVERKAAEEARGQSEAQLREKAAKLKQALSELKQTQAQLIHSAKMSSLGQLVAGVAHEINNPVSFIHGNLEYASHYIESLMELLQLYGKHYPKPAAEIEDFLEEFDLDFVMADMPKLLSSMKLGADRIRQIVLSLRSFSRHDQAEKKSVNIHEGIDSTLKLMQDRLKATPGQRAIAIIKEYGDLPPIDCYAGQLNQVLMNILSNAIDALELGNREWGLGTRDWGLGEESSRVPNPQSLIPNTQSPAPEIRICTEVVDSDHVLIRIIDNGCGMTEEVRRKLFDPFFTTKPVGAGTGLGLSISYQIIVEKHGGQLTCVSEPGKGAEFVIKIPIQQYRSQPILSRCA from the coding sequence ATGACAATGCAGGCGGCAAAACCCCGAATTAGCGATAGCAGAGGATTGGAAGTCAAGAAAAACCGTTTTTTTACGCTCTCTCTGGATATGTTTTTCGTAGCCGGTTTCGACGGCTACTTCAAGCAACTTAACCCGATGTGCGAAAAAACGCTGGGATTCACAACCGATCAGCTTTCGGCTAAACAGTGGATCGAATTTATCCATCCCAAAGACCGTCAAGCTACCATCGCTCAGTTGCAGGAAATTTCCAGTAGCACAGAAACTATTTCCTTTGAGAATCGCTTTCGCTGCAAGGATGGCTCCTACAAGTGGCTTTTGTGGAACGCCGCCGTCTGCCATGAAGAACAACTGATTTACGCCACTGCCCGTGATATTACTGAGCGCAAACAATCAGACGAGGCGCTGCGGGAAAGTGAAGAGCGTTTCCGCTTGCTAGTCAAGAATGTCAAAGATTATGCCATTTATATGCTGGATACCACCGGCAAGATTATCAGCTGGAACAAAGGTGCAGAAGGAATTAACGGCTATCAAGCCAGTGAAATTCTCGGTCAGCATTTCTCCAGCTTTTTCCCCAGCGAAGATATCCAAAAAGGCAAGCCAGAGCAAGTCCTGAAAAAAGCGGCAATGGAAGGCCGGGTTGAATGCGAAACATTGCGCTTACGCAAAGACGGTTCGCAGTTTTGGGCAAATGTCGTAGTAACAGCCTTGCGAGGCGAAGACGGATGGCTGCGCGGCTTCGCTACCGTGACGCGCGATATCACTGAGCGCAAACTTGCACAAGTTGCACTGGAAAAAGCTAACGACGATTTAGAAAGACGAGTCGAAGAACGCACCACTGAGCTAAAAGCAGCCAACGAGCTTCTTTTAAAAGAAGTTGTCGAGCGCAAAGCGGCTGAGGAAGCCAGAGGGCAATCAGAAGCCCAATTGAGAGAAAAAGCGGCCAAGCTAAAACAAGCCTTGAGCGAATTAAAACAAACTCAGGCCCAGCTGATTCACAGTGCCAAAATGTCCAGTCTGGGGCAGCTGGTGGCAGGTGTCGCCCACGAAATAAACAACCCCGTCAGCTTCATCCACGGAAACCTGGAATACGCCAGTCACTACATTGAAAGCTTGATGGAGTTGTTGCAGCTGTATGGAAAACATTATCCCAAACCAGCTGCGGAAATCGAAGATTTCCTCGAAGAATTCGACCTAGATTTTGTGATGGCAGATATGCCCAAACTGCTGTCCTCAATGAAATTGGGGGCGGATCGCATCCGTCAAATTGTCTTATCATTGCGCTCCTTCTCGCGCCACGACCAAGCAGAGAAGAAGTCTGTCAATATTCACGAAGGCATTGACAGCACTTTGAAATTGATGCAAGACCGCTTAAAGGCTACTCCAGGCCAGAGAGCGATCGCCATCATTAAAGAGTATGGCGACCTGCCACCCATAGACTGTTATGCTGGTCAGCTCAATCAGGTATTGATGAATATCCTTAGTAATGCCATTGATGCTTTGGAACTGGGGAATCGGGAATGGGGACTGGGGACTAGGGACTGGGGACTGGGTGAAGAATCTTCAAGGGTTCCTAATCCCCAATCCCTAATCCCTAATACCCAGTCCCCAGCCCCAGAGATTCGGATTTGCACCGAGGTTGTAGATTCAGATCATGTGCTCATCCGGATTATTGACAACGGTTGCGGGATGACCGAGGAAGTACGTCGAAAGTTATTTGACCCCTTCTTCACCACAAAACCAGTGGGCGCAGGGACAGGACTGGGCTTATCTATTAGCTACCAAATTATTGTAGAAAAGCACGGCGGTCAATTAACCTGTGTTTCCGAACCAGGGAAGGGTGCAGAGTTTGTGATTAAAATTCCCATTCAGCAGTACCGTTCTCAACCAATTCTGTCTCGGTGCGCGTGA
- a CDS encoding PAS domain-containing sensor histidine kinase has product MLEILQNIFTSNQFIPHGHCYLWKPGLVGLNILSDSLIALAYYSIPLLLVTIVRKRGDLPFDWIFILFGTFIVACGTGHLLEIWTLWHPIYWISGLVKALTAIVSVATGIVLMSLIPKILTLPSPVQLEEANRKLEKEIEKRYLVEEKLQLAMDNIPQFLFWKDRNSVYQGCNRNFALAAGLNNPDDIIGLTDYELAWKREESDFFRQCDARVMERDTPEYHIIETQLRADGTEVWVDTNKVPLHNAEGNVIGILGTYEDITARKLAEQELQATVAELRALFAAMSDVIIVMDAKGSYLKIAPTNPSLSYKPPIELLGKTLHDVFPKAEADAFLGNIRRALEQRQMVNTEYSMIIGNNEYWFANSISPIQEDSVIIVARDITERKILEKELAMREQLLNLFITAAPVGMCILDDQLRYLQVNEALAETICGLDVERFIGRPIGEVIPHVAPLIEPIYRRILTTGESVLNVEGCSEKAEQPGVMCHWVASQFAIPGEDGKPMAIGAIVADISDRKRAENALRQSETELRKKNQQLEHTLQELQRTQEQLIQSEKMSSLGQLVAGVAHEINNPISFIYGNLTHVSEYTQELLSLVCLYQQHYPQPSAEIETLSEELDLDFLAQDLPKILSSMKNGATRIREIVLSLRNFSRLDEAEVKAVNIHEGIDNTLLILQNRLHSQALAWEKGGRHAEIKIIKEYGKLPPVKCYAGQLNQVFLNILTNAIDALDMKAGDWGQETRDWGLGTGDKGQGTGDWGQETRDKGLGKSPSNSQFPIPNPQFPIPNSQSPIPKIRISTEFQGNDWVVVRIADNGCGMTQEVRRRLFDPFFTTKPVGKGTGLGLSISYQIVKKHGGILQCVSAPTQGAEFVIRIPIQQKVGIGNC; this is encoded by the coding sequence ATGTTAGAAATTTTACAAAATATTTTTACTTCAAATCAATTTATTCCTCACGGACACTGCTACCTCTGGAAACCAGGGCTAGTGGGGCTAAATATCCTGTCAGATTCTTTGATTGCCCTAGCTTATTATTCAATTCCCTTGCTACTGGTGACAATTGTCCGCAAGCGAGGCGATTTGCCCTTCGACTGGATTTTCATCTTATTTGGCACGTTTATTGTTGCTTGTGGCACAGGGCATCTTTTGGAGATATGGACGCTGTGGCACCCGATATATTGGATTTCGGGGTTGGTGAAAGCACTAACTGCTATAGTGTCCGTTGCTACCGGAATTGTGCTGATGTCGTTGATTCCGAAAATCTTAACCTTGCCCAGCCCCGTCCAGCTAGAAGAAGCCAATCGCAAACTGGAAAAGGAAATTGAGAAGCGCTATCTTGTCGAGGAAAAGCTCCAACTGGCAATGGACAACATTCCGCAGTTCTTGTTCTGGAAAGATAGAAACTCAGTTTACCAGGGTTGTAATCGCAACTTTGCCCTCGCAGCTGGCTTAAACAATCCAGACGATATTATTGGTCTTACAGACTATGAATTGGCTTGGAAGCGTGAGGAATCTGATTTTTTCCGCCAGTGTGATGCGCGTGTGATGGAAAGAGATACACCTGAGTATCACATAATCGAAACCCAACTTCGAGCTGATGGTACAGAAGTTTGGGTAGATACAAATAAAGTCCCGCTACATAACGCGGAAGGTAATGTAATTGGAATTCTTGGTACATACGAAGATATTACTGCTCGCAAACTAGCAGAACAAGAATTGCAAGCTACAGTCGCTGAACTGAGAGCATTGTTTGCAGCAATGTCTGATGTAATTATAGTTATGGACGCTAAAGGTAGCTATCTAAAAATTGCTCCAACAAATCCTTCACTATCGTACAAACCGCCGATAGAGTTACTAGGCAAAACCCTGCACGACGTTTTTCCGAAAGCAGAAGCTGATGCCTTTTTGGGCAATATTCGCCGCGCCTTGGAACAAAGGCAGATGGTGAATACAGAATACAGCATGATAATTGGAAACAATGAATATTGGTTTGCCAATAGCATTTCACCAATTCAGGAAGACTCGGTTATCATTGTGGCGCGAGATATTACCGAGCGTAAAATCCTAGAAAAAGAATTAGCAATGCGCGAGCAATTGTTAAATTTATTTATCACCGCCGCACCTGTGGGAATGTGTATTTTAGATGACCAACTGCGGTATTTGCAAGTCAACGAGGCGTTAGCAGAAACAATCTGTGGCTTGGATGTGGAAAGATTTATCGGAAGACCTATTGGTGAAGTTATTCCCCATGTTGCACCACTAATTGAGCCGATTTATCGCCGGATACTAACAACAGGAGAATCGGTTCTCAACGTTGAAGGGTGTAGCGAAAAAGCGGAGCAACCAGGGGTAATGTGTCATTGGGTGGCTTCTCAATTTGCCATACCCGGAGAGGATGGTAAACCGATGGCTATTGGTGCCATCGTAGCTGATATTAGCGATCGCAAACGAGCAGAAAACGCCCTGCGACAATCAGAAACCGAGTTGAGAAAAAAGAACCAGCAGCTGGAACATACTCTCCAAGAACTCCAACGCACACAAGAACAACTGATTCAAAGCGAAAAAATGTCCAGTTTGGGACAGTTAGTGGCGGGTGTGGCTCACGAAATTAACAATCCAATAAGCTTTATCTACGGCAATCTCACTCACGTCAGCGAGTATACCCAAGAGTTGCTTTCTTTGGTATGCCTTTACCAGCAACACTATCCCCAACCATCCGCTGAAATTGAAACTTTGAGTGAAGAACTCGATTTGGATTTTCTGGCACAAGACTTGCCCAAAATTCTGTCATCAATGAAGAATGGAGCAACCCGCATCCGCGAGATTGTCTTATCTTTGCGGAACTTCTCGCGGCTAGATGAGGCAGAGGTGAAGGCTGTCAATATCCACGAAGGTATTGACAACACGCTGCTAATTCTGCAAAACCGCCTGCATTCTCAGGCGCTAGCTTGGGAAAAAGGAGGAAGACACGCCGAAATTAAAATAATTAAAGAGTATGGGAAACTGCCGCCAGTCAAGTGTTATGCAGGGCAGCTGAATCAGGTATTTTTGAATATCCTCACTAATGCCATTGATGCTCTGGATATGAAGGCTGGGGACTGGGGACAAGAGACAAGGGATTGGGGGCTGGGGACTGGGGACAAGGGACAAGGGACTGGGGATTGGGGACAAGAGACAAGGGACAAGGGACTGGGTAAGAGTCCTTCCAATTCCCAATTCCCAATTCCCAATCCCCAATTCCCAATTCCCAATTCCCAATCCCCAATCCCAAAAATTCGGATTAGCACCGAATTTCAGGGAAACGATTGGGTAGTGGTTCGGATTGCTGATAATGGTTGTGGCATGACCCAAGAGGTTCGGCGTAGGCTGTTTGACCCATTTTTTACCACTAAACCCGTTGGCAAGGGGACTGGTTTGGGGTTGTCAATCAGCTATCAAATTGTGAAAAAGCATGGCGGTATCTTGCAGTGTGTTTCCGCACCAACTCAAGGGGCGGAATTTGTCATCCGGATTCCGATTCAGCAAAAAGTGGGAATTGGTAATTGCTAA
- a CDS encoding NACHT C-terminal helical domain 2-containing protein, producing the protein MPKNQFYTHCLMNAEEALEVALKVANQAIFSKKGRKLADIEVLILRGSWQGQNYDDIAETHDYTSQHIKNEGSELWKLLSEVLGEKVRKTNFRTALERWRSQHSAEVPQPPQPDEGKKNADFVGREEAIAHLNTLVGSQNAKTIGIYGKGGVGKTTLAHQYFKTQRLEYLELQVGMDAQCITSVERWIKFQLREYFKVEKLEDNFDMLLEQLRCKLQNQKIGVLIDNIETALDENGKLNKPHRDYVELLSRVLIHPTVKSITLITSRARLNEAKLTLIKPYPLPGLDEEAWQEFFSRFEINTHSSALSSIHKAYGGNALAMKVLHNLIQSDYDGDLEAYWQDNQEFLLKGEIKDLIASQFDRLLEFDIKAYKLLCRLGLYPYQNIPQIPYIGLSCLLWDLSKEEQRQAIESLQRSCLVEYKKEKREDIPKFWENELFLHFPKKQGWMLGFENLQSQGKLVAFQPAGYWLHPMIQAEAIARLKSSEESIDKIMTLIKQQIDVMVADDKKLQNFLTGVYQKQQALFSKLPYKSALIRALYLALALKISWYLSVEIDNKISEAAADAHSMDIILAIDYEITFDLASALGYILNFLLPLDPTSPFSELKTTELDNIDFALEIVSGIDRSLDPKLDIKPELRRSLQDIKNQLPDEVDFIWMVRQLISIDKPELITSEPNLKLVSLKKLKKHHLPKVREGIEKLETWFQAKGEAWLQQLSDVMSSIPRKNISDSWQFSPQQKQKLRQYYDANRLLVDCLNSSGDVSDKTRSHIEDTLLLPIAEIEKRTPRD; encoded by the coding sequence ATGCCAAAGAATCAATTTTATACTCACTGCTTGATGAACGCCGAAGAAGCATTGGAAGTAGCATTAAAAGTTGCAAATCAAGCCATTTTTTCCAAAAAAGGAAGAAAATTGGCAGATATCGAAGTGCTTATCCTTCGAGGCTCTTGGCAAGGTCAAAATTATGATGATATTGCTGAAACCCACGACTATACTTCTCAACACATAAAAAATGAAGGTTCTGAGTTATGGAAGCTATTGTCAGAAGTATTAGGGGAAAAGGTTAGAAAAACGAATTTTCGGACAGCGCTGGAGAGATGGCGATCACAACACTCAGCAGAAGTCCCACAACCCCCACAGCCAGATGAAGGGAAAAAGAATGCTGATTTTGTGGGGCGTGAGGAAGCGATCGCGCACCTCAACACCCTTGTCGGTAGTCAGAATGCAAAAACTATTGGCATTTATGGCAAAGGCGGCGTAGGCAAAACAACCCTGGCTCACCAATACTTCAAGACTCAAAGACTAGAGTATCTGGAACTCCAGGTAGGAATGGATGCCCAGTGTATAACTTCTGTAGAACGCTGGATTAAGTTTCAACTAAGAGAATACTTCAAGGTAGAGAAGCTAGAGGATAATTTTGATATGCTACTGGAGCAACTTAGATGCAAGCTCCAGAATCAAAAAATTGGAGTACTAATTGATAATATTGAAACTGCTCTAGATGAAAACGGCAAGTTGAATAAACCCCATCGTGATTATGTAGAACTACTTAGTAGAGTCTTAATTCATCCAACGGTAAAGTCTATCACATTGATTACGAGCCGCGCTCGTTTGAATGAGGCTAAGTTAACCTTAATTAAGCCTTACCCCTTGCCAGGGCTAGACGAGGAAGCGTGGCAAGAGTTTTTCAGCAGATTCGAGATTAATACTCATTCTTCAGCTTTGAGTTCCATCCACAAAGCCTACGGGGGAAACGCCCTAGCTATGAAAGTTCTCCATAATCTGATCCAATCAGATTATGACGGTGATTTAGAAGCTTATTGGCAAGATAATCAAGAATTTTTGTTAAAGGGAGAGATAAAAGATTTAATTGCTAGTCAGTTCGATCGTCTGCTAGAGTTCGATATTAAAGCCTATAAATTACTTTGTCGCTTAGGATTATATCCCTATCAAAACATTCCTCAAATTCCCTATATTGGACTTTCTTGTTTACTTTGGGATCTGTCCAAAGAAGAACAAAGACAAGCCATTGAATCCTTGCAACGTAGCTGTTTAGTTGAATATAAAAAAGAAAAACGAGAGGATATCCCTAAATTTTGGGAAAATGAGTTATTTTTACATTTTCCAAAAAAACAAGGATGGATGCTAGGTTTTGAAAACCTGCAATCTCAAGGGAAGTTGGTGGCATTTCAACCAGCAGGATACTGGCTCCATCCAATGATACAGGCGGAAGCGATAGCGAGATTAAAATCGAGTGAAGAATCGATTGACAAGATCATGACATTAATTAAGCAACAGATTGATGTCATGGTAGCTGATGATAAAAAATTGCAGAATTTCCTAACAGGGGTATACCAAAAACAGCAAGCTCTTTTCTCCAAACTTCCCTATAAATCAGCACTTATTCGAGCCTTATACCTTGCCCTTGCCCTTAAAATTTCCTGGTATTTGAGCGTTGAAATTGACAATAAAATTTCGGAAGCAGCCGCAGATGCTCATAGCATGGACATTATATTAGCTATTGATTATGAGATCACTTTTGACCTTGCAAGTGCGCTTGGATACATCCTTAACTTTCTCCTTCCTCTTGACCCTACCTCCCCGTTCAGTGAATTGAAGACTACCGAGCTTGACAATATTGACTTTGCATTAGAGATTGTGTCCGGTATTGACCGTAGCCTCGATCCTAAACTAGACATTAAACCTGAGCTGCGTCGCTCTCTGCAAGATATCAAAAATCAATTACCAGACGAAGTTGACTTTATATGGATGGTTCGTCAATTAATTAGTATAGATAAGCCTGAGCTAATTACAAGCGAACCTAACCTTAAATTAGTTTCACTGAAAAAACTCAAAAAACACCATTTACCTAAGGTACGTGAAGGTATAGAAAAACTTGAGACATGGTTTCAAGCAAAGGGTGAAGCTTGGCTTCAGCAACTCTCAGATGTGATGTCAAGCATTCCACGTAAAAATATCAGCGATAGTTGGCAGTTCAGCCCTCAACAGAAGCAAAAGCTAAGGCAATACTATGATGCTAATCGGTTACTGGTGGATTGCCTGAATAGTAGCGGTGATGTAAGTGACAAAACGCGATCGCATATTGAAGACACTCTATTATTACCCATCGCTGAGATTGAGAAACGCACACCCAGAGATTGA
- a CDS encoding alpha-ketoacid dehydrogenase subunit beta produces the protein MAETLFFNALREAIDEEMARDSAVFVLGEDVGHYGGSYKVTKDLYKKYGDLRVLDTPIAENSFTGMAVGAAMTGLRPIIEGMNMGFLLLAFNQISNNAGMLRYTSGGNFKIPMVIRGPGGVGRQLGAEHSQRLEAYFQAVPGLKIVACSTPYNAKGLLKAAIRDDNPVLFFEHVLLYNLKEDLPEEDYVLPLDKAEVVRQGKDVTILTYSRMRHHVMQAVKNLEKEGFDPEVIDLISLKPLDFDTIGASVRKTHRVIIVEECMKTGGIAAELTASISDRLFDELDAPVLRLSSQDIPTPYNGNLERLTIVQPEQIVEAVQKMMALQV, from the coding sequence ATGGCAGAAACTTTATTCTTCAACGCCCTCCGCGAAGCCATAGACGAAGAAATGGCACGCGATTCAGCTGTATTCGTTCTCGGTGAAGACGTTGGTCACTACGGCGGCTCTTACAAAGTTACCAAAGACTTATACAAAAAATATGGCGACCTGCGCGTACTAGACACCCCCATTGCTGAAAACAGCTTCACAGGGATGGCAGTTGGTGCCGCTATGACCGGACTAAGACCAATTATTGAAGGCATGAACATGGGCTTTTTGCTCCTCGCCTTCAACCAAATCTCCAACAACGCCGGAATGCTACGCTATACTTCCGGCGGTAACTTCAAAATCCCGATGGTGATTCGCGGCCCCGGCGGTGTCGGTCGTCAGTTGGGTGCAGAACACTCTCAGCGATTAGAAGCTTATTTTCAGGCAGTACCCGGTCTAAAAATTGTCGCTTGTTCCACACCTTATAACGCCAAAGGACTACTAAAAGCCGCCATCCGCGACGATAACCCAGTTTTATTCTTTGAACACGTCCTCCTATACAACTTGAAAGAAGATTTACCAGAGGAAGACTATGTGTTGCCTTTGGATAAGGCAGAAGTGGTGCGACAAGGTAAAGATGTAACAATTCTTACCTATTCGCGGATGCGTCACCACGTCATGCAAGCCGTGAAAAACTTGGAAAAGGAAGGTTTTGATCCAGAGGTGATTGACCTGATTTCCCTCAAGCCTTTAGACTTTGATACCATTGGCGCTTCCGTGCGGAAAACCCACCGGGTAATCATCGTGGAAGAATGTATGAAAACTGGTGGAATTGCTGCGGAATTGACAGCATCAATTAGCGATCGCTTATTCGATGAGCTAGATGCACCAGTGCTGCGACTTTCTTCCCAGGATATCCCGACACCTTACAACGGAAATCTGGAACGGCTGACAATTGTGCAACCAGAGCAAATTGTCGAAGCTGTGCAGAAGATGATGGCCTTACAAGTTTAA